Genomic segment of Candidatus Omnitrophota bacterium:
CTTAAGCTGCGGATAATTTTCAGCTACAGCGATGAGCCTGCCCAGGGCCATATCCATACTTGACGCCGCATTCACTTTATCATTCAGAGTACTGGCGCCTGCCCACTGCGAACGCGCCTTTGTTACATCCTCGAAAAGAGTCTTTTCGTGCGCGGCATAACCTTTAACGCTATTAACGAGATTCGGTATCAGGTCGTTACGCCTCTGGAGCTGGTTCTCGACCTGCGCCCATTTAGCCGTTATGTTTTCATTCTTGGAAACAATGCTATTGTAAACACCTGCAAATGATACCGCGATCACTACCGCGATGATTCCTAACGCCACCAAAAAATTTTTCATTTCATCTCTCCTAGTTTATTAAGCCCTATAGCAGGCTGAGTGCCGATATCCCTGATATCGGCCTAGTTTATTCAGCCATATTGTATGCTAAGTGCCGATATCCCTGATATCGGCCTTATGTTTTACCCTTCGCCGAAATTAAAATCCTCCACCGGCCCCTCCGCCTCCTCCGAATCCTCCGCCGAATCCTCCGCCTCCTCCGAATCCTCCGCCGCCTGTGCCCCAGCCCCCTGAAGTGGAAGTCCATGTGCCGCCAAAGAGTTGAGGCCCGAAGAAATCGCGACGTTTTTTGCCCGGGAGCTTCCGCCAGTAAACATACCTTACCGCCATAGAAGCAATGTAAGCGACAACTATCGAAAGTCCGGTAATCTGATTAAAATTATACAGTGCTACGGCGAATATCATGGTGAACGGCAGACTGATGATAATAGGCCATGGGATGCTCCAGATAAAGAAAAATAGCGGAATTCCCGCGTATAATACTATATTGCCCAGAAGAGAGCCGGAGGTGAGCAG
This window contains:
- a CDS encoding LemA family protein is translated as MKNFLVALGIIAVVIAVSFAGVYNSIVSKNENITAKWAQVENQLQRRNDLIPNLVNSVKGYAAHEKTLFEDVTKARSQWAGASTLNDKVNAASSMDMALGRLIAVAENYPQLKADGTFLKLMDELSGTENRIAVERMRFNEAVMDFNITVRRFPGNVVAGIFGYKPANQYFRAEDKAKAVPEVKF